From the Trueperaceae bacterium genome, one window contains:
- a CDS encoding Mur ligase family protein, whose amino-acid sequence MTPDAAPSPAPSPTPRRLTAGALARLLDATPADGVDPTTLPDVTGAAHHDAHVRPGTAFFALPGATHHGLEHADAALAAGASLVVSDRPHPRGFVVEAPGDALLALGRWARARLRGPVIGVTGSAGKTTARALLTAGLGAAASEGNLNTPHALAGRLVRAWSEDDGAPLVLEMGIDHVGEMARLVDLVRPDVGLLTAIAAAHLDGLGDVATVAREKGRLLHGAARGVAAIDAWRRLAPELQLRVAPYGLVEADAGPWPDAPDVGLWRAHVEGPALAPTLEAVDPDGGAPIRVALPGPGRGLAESAVGVLAVADRLGLDPRAAAARLPHARFEDGRLQVRRDGARLVLDDTYNANPASMAQALEVLHAAPGPRVALLGDMAELADEADAAHRAMAEAARGLEHVLYAGTHADAVRAGHPGVTCTTFDGLLALARELPREGTVLVKASRSGRFERVVAALLGEDA is encoded by the coding sequence GTGACGCCCGACGCCGCGCCCTCCCCCGCTCCGTCCCCGACGCCCCGCCGCCTGACCGCCGGGGCGCTCGCGCGCCTCCTCGACGCGACGCCCGCCGACGGTGTGGATCCCACCACCCTCCCGGACGTCACCGGCGCGGCGCACCACGACGCGCACGTTCGGCCCGGCACCGCCTTCTTCGCCCTGCCCGGCGCCACGCACCACGGCCTCGAGCACGCCGACGCCGCCCTCGCCGCCGGCGCGTCCCTCGTCGTGTCCGACCGTCCCCACCCCCGCGGCTTCGTCGTCGAGGCGCCCGGCGACGCCCTCCTCGCGCTCGGGCGGTGGGCCCGCGCCCGCCTCCGCGGACCCGTGATCGGCGTGACCGGGTCCGCCGGCAAGACGACCGCCCGCGCCCTGTTGACGGCCGGTCTCGGCGCCGCTGCCAGCGAAGGGAACCTCAACACCCCCCACGCCCTCGCCGGGCGCCTGGTGCGCGCCTGGAGCGAGGACGACGGCGCGCCGCTCGTGCTGGAGATGGGCATCGACCACGTCGGCGAGATGGCCCGCCTCGTCGACCTCGTGCGTCCCGACGTGGGCCTCCTGACCGCGATCGCCGCCGCGCACCTCGACGGGCTCGGGGACGTCGCCACCGTCGCCCGGGAGAAGGGCCGCCTCCTCCACGGGGCGGCCCGCGGCGTCGCCGCGATCGACGCCTGGCGACGGCTCGCCCCCGAGCTCCAGCTGCGCGTCGCGCCGTACGGCCTCGTCGAAGCCGACGCCGGCCCGTGGCCCGACGCCCCCGACGTCGGTCTCTGGCGCGCGCACGTGGAGGGGCCCGCCCTCGCCCCGACCCTCGAGGCCGTCGACCCCGACGGCGGCGCACCGATTCGCGTGGCGCTCCCCGGCCCCGGGCGCGGCCTCGCCGAAAGCGCCGTCGGCGTCCTCGCGGTGGCGGACCGCCTCGGTCTCGACCCGCGCGCCGCCGCCGCGCGCCTCCCCCACGCGCGGTTCGAGGACGGCCGCCTGCAGGTGCGGCGCGACGGGGCGCGCCTGGTGCTGGACGACACCTACAACGCCAACCCCGCCTCGATGGCGCAGGCGCTGGAGGTCCTGCACGCCGCCCCCGGACCCCGCGTCGCCCTCCTGGGCGACATGGCGGAGTTGGCGGACGAGGCGGACGCCGCCCACCGCGCCATGGCGGAGGCCGCCCGCGGCCTGGAGCACGTCCTCTACGCGGGGACGCACGCCGACGCGGTCCGCGCCGGCCACCCGGGCGTGACCTGCACGACGTTCGACGGCCTCCTCGCCCTCGCGCGCGAGCTGCCGCGCGAGGGCACCGTGCTCGTCAAGGCGTCGCGCAGCGGACGGTTCGAACGGGTCGTCGCCGCCCTCCTCGGCGAGGACGCGTGA
- a CDS encoding penicillin-binding protein 2 encodes MALNASDPRHPFAPTGAVRTPAPATGRTGPSELRLARRGMLLLLIALPLLAAFAGFAMQQRSAPIWPTAPADAPDRGRILAADGTILADGDVAHRRYPQGALAAQVVGFSGRLQPDGRYGLEGIEYALDARLAAGDDVRLTIDPILQSAAERHLQASVEASGAENGAVVMLEADTGRILATASFPTYDPNAFRGASRDAIRNQGFLQQYEPGSVMKPFVVAALMQSDRATTDEAIDAPPTMRVGSMTFRDVAAHPDTLPLRDVLRYSSNTAMLNLTQRFEPQELHAWLRHYGFGQSLPLRSAYTRPGTLNPWQDWVPQDQASVTIGQSVATTPLQLAAAYAIFATDGVYVPPRLVEDEATPDPHRVLSTDVAREVRGMLQHTVERSSLRDTAIPGVAVAGKTGTADIYDPAQGTYPDGWYSLTFAGMFPADDPEVVMVVMLQKPDAGASSTYTAAPLFRAIGSEVVAHWGVAPDPTPLAEAAR; translated from the coding sequence GTGGCGCTGAACGCCTCCGACCCCCGCCACCCGTTCGCACCGACCGGTGCGGTCCGCACGCCGGCCCCCGCGACGGGTCGGACCGGCCCCAGCGAACTGCGGCTGGCGCGACGCGGCATGCTGCTCCTGCTCATCGCCCTGCCGCTCCTCGCCGCGTTCGCCGGCTTCGCGATGCAACAGCGTAGCGCCCCGATCTGGCCGACCGCCCCCGCCGACGCACCCGACCGCGGTCGGATCCTGGCCGCCGACGGCACGATCCTCGCCGACGGCGACGTCGCCCACCGCCGCTACCCCCAAGGCGCCCTCGCGGCGCAGGTCGTGGGCTTCTCCGGACGCCTGCAACCCGACGGCCGCTACGGCCTCGAGGGCATCGAGTACGCCCTCGACGCCCGCCTCGCCGCCGGCGACGACGTCCGCCTCACGATCGACCCGATCCTGCAGTCCGCCGCCGAACGCCACCTGCAGGCCAGCGTCGAGGCGTCCGGCGCGGAGAACGGCGCGGTCGTGATGCTCGAGGCCGACACCGGCCGCATCCTCGCCACCGCCAGTTTCCCCACCTACGACCCGAACGCCTTCCGGGGCGCATCGCGCGACGCGATTCGCAACCAGGGCTTCCTACAGCAGTACGAACCGGGCTCGGTCATGAAGCCGTTCGTCGTCGCAGCCCTCATGCAAAGCGACCGCGCGACGACCGACGAAGCGATCGACGCGCCCCCCACGATGCGGGTCGGCAGCATGACGTTCCGCGACGTCGCCGCGCACCCCGACACGCTGCCGCTCCGCGACGTGCTGCGTTACTCCAGCAACACCGCGATGTTGAACCTCACGCAGCGGTTCGAGCCGCAGGAGCTGCACGCCTGGCTCCGCCACTACGGCTTCGGGCAGTCGCTGCCGCTGCGCTCCGCCTACACCCGCCCCGGCACCCTCAACCCCTGGCAGGACTGGGTCCCGCAGGACCAGGCCAGCGTCACGATCGGGCAGAGCGTCGCCACGACCCCGCTGCAACTCGCCGCGGCGTACGCGATCTTCGCCACCGACGGCGTGTACGTGCCGCCCCGCCTCGTCGAGGACGAAGCGACGCCCGACCCCCACCGCGTCCTGTCGACCGACGTCGCGCGCGAGGTGCGCGGCATGCTGCAGCACACCGTCGAGCGCTCCTCGTTGCGCGACACCGCCATCCCCGGCGTCGCGGTCGCCGGCAAGACCGGGACCGCCGACATCTACGACCCCGCGCAGGGCACCTACCCCGACGGCTGGTACTCGCTGACGTTCGCCGGGATGTTCCCCGCCGACGATCCCGAGGTCGTCATGGTCGTCATGCTGCAGAAGCCCGACGCCGGCGCCAGCAGCACCTACACCGCCGCCCCGCTGTTCCGCGCGATCGGCAGCGAAGTCGTCGCGCATTGGGGGGTCGCGCCCGACCCCACGCCGCTCGCCGAGGCGGCCCGGTGA
- the rsmH gene encoding 16S rRNA (cytosine(1402)-N(4))-methyltransferase RsmH — MIAPVPFPIAAASGAAASGAAGGSGPTGGSTDAPHVPVMLERCLDALHVEAGRWYVDATFGAGGHTRALLARGAKVVAIDRDPDAAPRAARLAGPDLAFVPGDFRDVEALVASASVPAPHGVLMDLGVSSMQLDEAERGFAFRHDGPLDMRMSGTGRSAADVVADASEAELAAILHRYGEERHSRRLAAALVRARTDAPIRTTGRLAEVIAAAYPGGPRRDHPARRTFQALRIYVNDELAALQEGLEGAARLLAPDGRLVVLTYHSLEDRIVKRFFRDAARLTPLTKKPETASAREIDRNPRARAAKLRVARKEPA, encoded by the coding sequence ATGATCGCGCCCGTCCCCTTCCCCATCGCCGCCGCCTCCGGGGCCGCCGCCTCCGGCGCCGCCGGCGGCTCCGGCCCCACGGGCGGGTCGACCGACGCCCCCCACGTCCCGGTGATGCTCGAGCGCTGCCTCGACGCCCTTCACGTCGAGGCGGGCCGCTGGTACGTCGACGCGACCTTCGGCGCCGGCGGGCATACCCGCGCCCTGTTGGCGCGCGGCGCGAAGGTCGTCGCCATCGACCGCGACCCCGACGCCGCCCCCCGCGCGGCGCGACTCGCCGGCCCCGACCTGGCGTTCGTCCCCGGCGACTTCCGCGACGTCGAAGCGCTGGTCGCCTCCGCGTCCGTCCCCGCCCCGCACGGCGTCCTGATGGACCTCGGGGTGTCCAGCATGCAACTCGACGAAGCGGAACGCGGCTTCGCCTTCCGGCACGACGGACCGCTCGACATGCGCATGAGCGGCACCGGACGCAGCGCCGCCGACGTCGTCGCCGACGCGAGCGAAGCGGAGCTCGCCGCGATCCTCCACCGCTACGGCGAGGAACGCCACAGCCGCCGCCTCGCGGCCGCGCTGGTGCGCGCCCGCACCGACGCGCCGATCCGCACCACCGGACGCCTCGCCGAGGTGATCGCCGCGGCGTACCCCGGCGGCCCCCGCCGCGACCACCCCGCCCGCCGCACCTTCCAGGCCCTGCGCATCTACGTCAACGACGAACTCGCCGCCCTGCAGGAGGGCCTCGAGGGCGCCGCCCGCCTGTTGGCGCCCGACGGCCGCCTCGTCGTGCTGACCTACCACAGCCTCGAGGACCGCATCGTGAAGCGCTTCTTCCGCGACGCGGCCCGCCTCACGCCCCTCACCAAGAAACCCGAGACCGCCTCGGCCCGTGAAATCGACCGCAACCCCCGCGCCCGCGCCGCGAAACTGCGCGTCGCCCGCAAGGAGCCCGCATGA
- the mraZ gene encoding division/cell wall cluster transcriptional repressor MraZ, translating into MVHRATPEDSGRGSEPLPFGEYQYSVDDKGRVIVPPAFRDFVADGMVVTRGMEGCLYVFPVGAWSRIEARLEELPLTDADARSFVRFFYSGAAKAKLDGAGRISLPTPLRTFAKLDADEGPVIVTGAPNRLELWNESRWHDLLDDVQVEPPAPGLLSELIG; encoded by the coding sequence GTGGTGCACCGTGCCACCCCCGAAGACTCCGGACGCGGGAGCGAGCCATTGCCCTTCGGTGAGTACCAGTACTCGGTGGACGACAAGGGACGCGTCATCGTCCCGCCCGCCTTCCGCGACTTCGTCGCGGACGGCATGGTCGTCACCCGCGGTATGGAGGGCTGCCTCTACGTCTTCCCCGTCGGCGCCTGGAGCCGCATCGAAGCCCGCCTCGAGGAGCTCCCGCTCACCGACGCCGACGCCCGATCGTTCGTGCGCTTCTTCTACTCCGGTGCGGCGAAGGCCAAACTCGACGGCGCCGGCCGCATCAGCCTCCCCACCCCCCTTCGGACCTTCGCGAAGCTCGACGCCGACGAGGGCCCGGTCATCGTCACCGGCGCCCCCAACCGCCTCGAACTGTGGAACGAGAGTCGCTGGCACGACCTGCTCGACGACGTGCAGGTCGAACCGCCCGCCCCCGGCCTGCTGTCGGAGTTGATCGGATGA